The Leptospira sp. WS39.C2 genome contains a region encoding:
- a CDS encoding aldo/keto reductase, with protein sequence MSELSLSATIPTNQSNSVPLLGLGVWKSRPKECYEAVKSALEFGYRHIDTAAIYGNEADVGVAIRDSGIHRNDIFLVTKLWNADQGYDEAQKAIDVSLKKLGTDYVDMYLIHFPVSGKRKDSWKALEKIKKDGKAKSIGVSNFMVSHLEELLKETDIVPAMNQVEFHPFLQDTELKNYCSTKGILLEAYSPLAHGQKLEDERVTRLAKKYNKSNAQILIRWSLQAGNVVIPKSKNPIRIKENADVFDFQLSREDMEEISSWNENFRTCWDPTTVE encoded by the coding sequence ATGTCAGAACTTTCCCTCTCCGCAACAATTCCAACAAATCAATCAAATTCTGTGCCGCTACTTGGTTTAGGTGTTTGGAAGTCCCGTCCCAAAGAATGTTATGAAGCAGTAAAGTCTGCATTGGAATTTGGTTACCGACATATAGATACAGCGGCGATTTATGGAAATGAAGCTGATGTTGGAGTTGCTATTCGTGATAGTGGGATTCATCGCAATGATATTTTTCTTGTAACAAAACTTTGGAATGCCGACCAAGGGTATGATGAAGCACAAAAAGCAATCGATGTTTCATTAAAAAAATTAGGAACCGACTACGTTGACATGTATCTAATTCATTTTCCTGTTTCTGGAAAACGGAAAGATTCATGGAAAGCATTAGAGAAAATCAAGAAGGATGGAAAAGCCAAGTCAATTGGAGTGAGCAATTTTATGGTTTCCCATTTAGAAGAATTACTCAAAGAAACAGACATTGTGCCTGCGATGAACCAAGTAGAATTCCATCCCTTCTTACAAGATACCGAACTAAAAAACTATTGTAGTACCAAGGGAATATTATTGGAAGCCTATAGTCCGTTAGCACATGGACAAAAGTTGGAAGACGAACGAGTCACTAGGCTAGCAAAAAAGTACAACAAATCAAATGCGCAAATTCTCATTCGATGGTCATTACAAGCGGGGAATGTTGTGATACCAAAATCAAAAAATCCAATTCGAATCAAAGAAAATGCAGATGTTTTTGATTTTCAATTATCACGAGAAGATATGGAAGAGATCTCAAGTTGGAA
- a CDS encoding ATP-dependent Clp protease ATP-binding subunit codes for MKQYDSNVQGALDIAQTEAMRRQNTEITPYHLVWGFMTLPTSVSGKTLIKYKSTVDEFLKKQARASGEIPFESLRTSPKLAQWFTMASSRAAENGREELKEADFLKFLPQILPELKINYEELNVKETDEEVPNFLVNLNDLAREGKLDPVIGRSKEIRSVMEILGRRSKNNPVLVGSAGVGKTAIVEGLAEQIVKGRVPDVLKGKTIYSLDMGQLMAGTKYRGEFEEKLTALLRYIKGQAGEAILFIDEIHQLVGAGKTDGAMDAANLLKPALARGELHCIGATTGDEFQKYILGDQALERRFRAVPVNEPSKEDAIEILMGIRDKHEIHHGIKISDEAIYASVLLSDQYITDKFLPDKAIDLVDEAASALKLSAEAMPTELVELESEIRSKKIFAQVEKKNEEILKEIELLEKKFQDGKIIWEKEVNSLKQIASIKNKIDRVKFDLDAAQQRADYTEASRLKYAVLPELEKELGGFQNSWILERNHIAAVISRQTGIPVEKILKTKQENLLHLEEDLNSVVYGQKESIREIADTLLTSYAGISSESRPLGSFLLKGPTGVGKTETAKAIAKFLFDHETNLVRLDLSEYSEKHSVAKLIGAPAGYIGYDEGGILTEAIRRKPYSVVLFDEVEKAHPDFSDILLQILDDGRLTDNKGRTINFKNTIVILTTNSKNIESDFKPEVLGRLDAVLTYHSLDSSIMEKLIEKQLRMLNERLKVKGVVIELSESTEHILREQGFDPKFGARPLGSVFNRIVNRPLAKAILSGTLVEGRYRADWNGDDLQFSPLPELVGVQK; via the coding sequence ATGAAACAATATGACTCAAACGTCCAAGGTGCCTTGGACATTGCACAAACAGAGGCGATGAGGAGACAAAATACAGAAATCACTCCTTACCATTTGGTCTGGGGATTTATGACCTTGCCTACTTCTGTTTCGGGAAAAACATTAATTAAGTATAAATCTACTGTAGATGAATTTTTAAAAAAACAGGCGAGAGCCTCAGGTGAAATCCCTTTTGAATCCTTACGCACATCTCCAAAACTAGCGCAGTGGTTTACCATGGCTTCTTCGAGGGCCGCAGAAAATGGTAGAGAGGAATTAAAAGAAGCAGATTTTCTGAAGTTTTTACCACAGATCCTACCAGAACTCAAAATCAATTATGAAGAATTGAATGTAAAAGAAACGGATGAAGAAGTTCCTAATTTTTTGGTGAATCTTAATGATTTGGCTAGAGAAGGGAAATTGGATCCTGTCATTGGACGTAGTAAAGAAATTCGATCTGTTATGGAAATTCTAGGTAGGCGATCTAAAAACAATCCTGTGTTAGTTGGTAGTGCAGGTGTTGGTAAAACTGCAATCGTTGAAGGTCTGGCGGAACAAATTGTAAAAGGTAGAGTTCCAGATGTATTAAAAGGAAAAACCATATATTCTTTGGATATGGGCCAGTTAATGGCTGGAACAAAATATCGCGGTGAATTTGAAGAAAAGCTAACAGCACTTCTGCGATACATAAAAGGACAAGCTGGAGAAGCAATATTATTCATAGATGAAATTCACCAATTGGTTGGTGCAGGGAAAACAGATGGTGCGATGGATGCTGCAAACCTTTTGAAACCAGCTTTGGCTAGAGGTGAATTACATTGTATAGGAGCAACAACTGGGGATGAATTTCAAAAATACATTCTTGGTGACCAAGCATTGGAAAGAAGATTTCGGGCAGTTCCAGTAAATGAACCAAGTAAAGAGGATGCAATTGAGATTCTAATGGGAATTCGAGATAAACATGAAATTCATCATGGAATCAAAATCTCAGATGAAGCAATTTACGCATCAGTTCTTTTGTCAGACCAATACATTACTGATAAATTTTTACCTGATAAAGCGATTGATTTAGTCGATGAAGCAGCATCTGCATTAAAACTATCTGCAGAAGCTATGCCAACAGAACTTGTCGAACTTGAAAGTGAAATCCGTTCTAAAAAAATATTTGCTCAAGTAGAAAAGAAAAATGAAGAGATTCTAAAAGAAATCGAATTATTGGAGAAAAAATTCCAAGATGGAAAAATAATTTGGGAAAAGGAAGTCAATTCCTTGAAACAAATTGCATCCATAAAAAACAAAATTGATCGAGTTAAGTTTGATTTAGATGCTGCACAACAAAGAGCTGATTATACCGAAGCTTCACGTTTAAAATATGCAGTTTTACCTGAATTAGAAAAGGAACTTGGTGGATTTCAAAATAGTTGGATTTTAGAAAGGAATCATATTGCAGCAGTGATTTCACGACAAACTGGTATACCTGTTGAAAAAATTTTGAAAACAAAACAAGAGAATTTATTACACTTAGAAGAAGATTTAAATTCTGTTGTGTATGGTCAAAAAGAATCCATCCGTGAAATTGCAGATACCTTATTAACTTCTTATGCTGGAATTTCTTCTGAATCAAGACCACTTGGTTCCTTTTTATTAAAAGGTCCTACCGGTGTTGGTAAAACCGAAACAGCGAAGGCAATTGCAAAGTTTTTATTTGATCATGAGACAAATTTGGTTCGACTAGATCTAAGTGAATACTCTGAAAAACATTCTGTCGCAAAATTGATCGGTGCACCAGCTGGTTATATTGGATATGATGAAGGTGGAATTTTGACAGAAGCGATTCGCCGAAAACCATATTCTGTCGTTTTGTTTGATGAAGTGGAAAAAGCTCATCCAGATTTTTCAGATATTTTACTCCAAATCTTGGATGATGGTCGATTAACAGATAACAAAGGTAGAACGATTAATTTTAAAAATACAATTGTGATTCTCACAACTAATTCTAAAAATATTGAATCCGATTTTAAACCGGAAGTTTTAGGAAGATTGGATGCAGTTTTAACATATCATTCGTTAGATTCTTCCATCATGGAAAAATTAATCGAAAAACAATTACGAATGCTAAATGAAAGACTGAAAGTGAAAGGAGTGGTCATCGAACTTTCAGAAAGTACAGAACACATTCTTCGTGAACAAGGGTTTGATCCTAAATTTGGAGCGCGTCCACTAGGAAGTGTTTTTAATCGAATTGTGAATCGACCATTGGCGAAGGCCATCCTTTCTGGAACCTTAGTTGAGGGAAGGTATCGAGCTGACTGGAATGGGGATGATTTGCAATTTTCACCTTTACCTGAGCTTGTGGGTGTACAAAAATAA